In Candidatus Neomarinimicrobiota bacterium, a genomic segment contains:
- a CDS encoding transposase, with protein sequence MALSFDKRDLTPGCLIHVYNRGNNKMIIYKSNADYKWFLNKAEYLRINDHFDVIAFCLMPNHFHFLLNTKTEDSLSKFFHRLQLAYAKYFNRKYSHSGHVFGGPFKTDVFRDEHHVTEIARYIHMNPVSAGLITRPENWKWSNYKQLINYEIDLGSSFYSEIYGGFVEYKLFVESQLKETNFQRTE encoded by the coding sequence ATGGCTTTAAGCTTTGATAAACGTGACTTGACGCCTGGATGTCTCATTCATGTTTACAATCGAGGAAACAATAAAATGATCATCTATAAATCGAATGCTGATTATAAATGGTTTTTGAATAAGGCTGAGTATTTAAGAATAAATGATCACTTTGACGTAATCGCATTTTGCTTAATGCCAAATCACTTTCACTTTTTGCTGAATACTAAGACAGAAGACAGCCTAAGTAAGTTTTTTCACCGCCTTCAACTAGCCTATGCAAAGTATTTTAATCGGAAATACTCACATTCAGGCCATGTTTTCGGGGGACCTTTCAAAACAGATGTGTTTAGGGATGAGCACCATGTGACAGAAATAGCCCGTTATATTCACATGAATCCAGTATCAGCCGGATTGATCACAAGACCAGAGAATTGGAAGTGGTCAAACTATAAACAGTTAATTAACTATGAAATAGATCTGGGTAGCTCATTTTACAGCGAGATTTACGGCGGATTTGTTGAGTACAAACTGTTTGTTGAAAGTCAGCTAAAAGAAACCAATTTTCAGCGAACGGAGTGA
- a CDS encoding NAD-dependent epimerase/dehydratase family protein, translated as MSQTITVIGSTGLIGLQFLSNISEGEYKGVTAITRREIPTLSDKPFIHQAIHDFSDLESMRADLKTDVLVCTLGTTIKTAGSQERFFEIDHNIPLALAKMAREEGCQTFILVSSLGANANSKIFYSRVKGQLEVALKEVGFKQLHILRPSMLLGNRQESRPGEFIGKLIMTPLSFLIPWNYKPIQASTVAAKIRELISTGGSGTSIWTGKELFHKN; from the coding sequence ATGTCCCAAACTATCACCGTCATTGGCTCTACGGGTCTCATTGGATTACAATTTCTAAGCAACATCTCTGAGGGCGAGTACAAGGGTGTCACTGCTATCACACGCCGAGAAATCCCCACCTTGTCTGACAAACCATTTATTCATCAGGCCATCCATGACTTCTCCGACCTGGAAAGCATGCGAGCCGATTTAAAAACAGATGTACTGGTCTGCACGCTGGGCACCACAATTAAGACAGCAGGTTCCCAGGAACGCTTTTTCGAGATTGATCACAATATTCCCCTGGCCCTGGCGAAAATGGCTCGGGAAGAAGGATGTCAAACGTTTATCCTGGTGTCATCCCTGGGGGCAAACGCCAACTCCAAAATCTTTTACTCCCGTGTTAAGGGTCAACTTGAGGTGGCTCTGAAGGAGGTAGGATTTAAGCAATTACACATCCTGAGACCAAGTATGTTGCTTGGAAATAGACAGGAAAGTCGTCCTGGTGAATTTATTGGTAAACTCATTATGACGCCCCTGTCCTTCCTCATTCCCTGGAATTATAAACCCATACAGGCCAGTACAGTTGCGGCTAAAATACGTGAACTCATATCCACCGGGGGTTCAGGAACTTCAATCTGGACAGGTAAAGAACTCTTCCATAAAAATTGA
- the recF gene encoding DNA replication and repair protein RecF (All proteins in this family for which functions are known are DNA-binding proteins that assist the filamentation of RecA onto DNA for the initiation of recombination or recombinational repair.), with amino-acid sequence MIDFRKYEQVSMEFGAFTNILHGENGVGKTTILEAIHSLAYTRSFKTRLDADLSRHGRVGYQLKGVFADRHANDHEVRLKVESARKKLVSVNSKNLTSRAQIIGRFPLVSLTPEDSELTFGPPEIRRLFFNKLLSQVDAGYLENLQIYARILKQRNALLQSYANDGTSIDRIQMSSLDDQRAKISAQLHEARSKHIAEFKKLLYAAYAELEDEKSVKMAFISNVRTTAGELEGLYRRAYQDSLAEDMRKGTTTRGPHRDMFTFYLNTKDLRKFGSQGEHKLVLVAIKFAEGRFLETFLGEPPVFLLDDLFAELDVKRSVMIVESLRGGHQIFITATDLADLRHHGLELEGDTLQIIDAGKMQANG; translated from the coding sequence ATGATTGACTTTCGTAAATACGAGCAGGTTTCCATGGAATTTGGTGCTTTCACGAATATTCTCCATGGGGAAAACGGTGTTGGTAAAACCACTATTCTAGAAGCTATCCACAGCCTTGCCTATACCCGTAGTTTTAAAACCCGATTGGATGCTGACCTGTCCCGACATGGTCGGGTAGGCTATCAATTGAAGGGTGTCTTTGCGGATCGTCATGCCAATGATCATGAAGTCCGTCTTAAAGTGGAATCTGCCCGCAAAAAATTAGTGAGTGTTAACAGCAAGAACCTCACGAGTCGTGCGCAGATAATTGGTCGATTCCCGCTGGTCTCCCTGACTCCTGAAGACAGTGAATTAACCTTTGGACCCCCTGAAATCAGGCGCTTGTTTTTTAACAAGCTTCTGTCCCAGGTTGATGCTGGGTATCTTGAAAACCTGCAGATCTATGCCCGCATTCTCAAGCAGCGTAACGCCTTGCTGCAGAGTTATGCCAACGATGGCACTTCCATTGACCGAATTCAAATGTCTTCCCTGGATGATCAGCGTGCCAAAATTTCTGCACAACTCCATGAGGCCCGCAGCAAGCATATCGCTGAGTTTAAAAAACTACTCTATGCGGCCTATGCTGAGCTTGAAGATGAGAAATCCGTGAAAATGGCTTTCATCTCCAACGTGAGAACAACTGCTGGTGAGCTTGAAGGTCTATATCGACGCGCCTATCAGGATTCCCTGGCTGAAGACATGCGCAAGGGCACTACAACCCGGGGACCTCACCGTGATATGTTCACCTTCTACCTCAACACCAAAGATCTTAGAAAATTTGGCTCACAGGGAGAACACAAACTCGTATTGGTGGCCATCAAATTTGCCGAGGGCCGCTTTCTGGAGACTTTTCTAGGTGAACCTCCTGTGTTTTTACTGGATGATCTATTTGCAGAACTCGACGTAAAACGCAGTGTAATGATTGTGGAGAGCCTCCGTGGAGGCCATCAAATATTTATCACAGCCACAGACCTGGCAGACTTGAGACATCATGGTCTCGAGCTCGAGGG
- the priA gene encoding primosomal protein N', with translation MYVEIVFPLSLDQAFTYSVPEELNDVVQIGQRVIASLGRRKQQGMIIGVKSDPPADFTGKLKSFENIVDPVPVFDDHLINLLKWMSRYYFTPLGKVIQSAIPSDARMKKEIIIQATALLHGADEFSNFLESKGLVRLSTLKRKFGADFAVNQVARLQRQGLLELENEFEFKGKRASSYLVIPDLGRDSEIPTNARAQQKAFDILNDFPEGIPLDKLRDEYEVYRPIIHKLADRGLVRLQEIEPDIDPLKDYHRPPPKVVELNHEQTIALKEVTRSLDDHEFTPYMLFGVAGSGKTEVYLNATAHALEQGRSVIVLVPEIALAPQIAYRFQSRFGNIVALWHSGLKGAERLWTWQQIQKNRFTIVVGARSAVLTPLKDLGLIIVDEEQENSYKQQDNEPRYHARDVALVRGQEEKAVVLLGSATPSLETYYNLTTNRYKGLHLTKRWEKAKPPLVDLVDMGAEREETRDYTSPFSRKLVAAIRETLENGKQIILFQNRRGYAPVITCRDCNWTMVCPHDNISLTYHKIGNKMRCHFCDFEAPTPISCPECRSLDLKFGGMGTQMVEEALEAQFPDVPVCRMDMDTTRGKGAHTKLLGDFARGEYKILLGTQMIAKGLDFENVTLVGVINADSGLHFPDFRSREKTFQLVYQVSGRSGRGEFPGRVVVQSWMPDDISIQCATKSDVKLFYNGELNDRDQLQYPPFSRMISFGFMGRSREAVIRLAEHASEGFKNQKVVQLLGPAPAMIEKSHMGFHWKLVLKTSKADDPTGGALRQAAGHVLQTTKDKYVRVTVDVDPYQIL, from the coding sequence ATGTATGTTGAAATTGTTTTCCCCCTGAGTCTTGACCAGGCCTTTACCTATTCAGTTCCAGAAGAACTGAACGATGTTGTTCAGATAGGACAACGTGTCATTGCTTCCCTGGGTCGACGCAAGCAACAGGGCATGATCATTGGCGTCAAGTCAGATCCACCTGCAGATTTTACCGGCAAATTAAAAAGTTTTGAAAATATCGTTGATCCCGTTCCAGTCTTTGATGATCATCTTATCAATCTTCTAAAATGGATGAGTCGTTACTATTTCACCCCCCTGGGGAAGGTGATCCAATCAGCCATTCCTTCTGATGCCCGCATGAAGAAAGAGATCATCATCCAGGCTACCGCCCTTTTACATGGGGCAGATGAGTTCAGCAACTTTCTAGAGTCAAAGGGTCTGGTGCGCTTATCAACGCTGAAACGAAAATTCGGGGCAGACTTTGCCGTGAACCAGGTAGCGCGCCTGCAAAGACAGGGTCTTCTGGAGCTGGAAAATGAATTCGAGTTCAAAGGAAAAAGAGCCTCAAGTTACCTTGTTATTCCGGATCTGGGGCGGGATTCAGAAATTCCCACCAATGCCAGAGCTCAACAAAAAGCTTTTGATATTCTCAACGATTTCCCTGAGGGTATCCCCCTGGACAAGCTGAGAGATGAGTATGAGGTATATCGCCCGATTATCCATAAACTGGCTGATCGCGGCCTGGTCAGGCTGCAGGAAATTGAACCTGATATTGACCCCCTGAAAGACTATCACCGACCACCGCCTAAAGTTGTCGAACTCAATCATGAACAAACCATTGCCCTGAAAGAGGTGACACGATCTCTGGATGATCATGAGTTTACACCCTACATGCTTTTTGGGGTCGCCGGTAGCGGCAAGACCGAAGTGTATTTGAATGCCACAGCCCACGCTCTGGAACAAGGTCGCTCTGTCATTGTCCTGGTTCCTGAGATTGCCCTGGCTCCTCAAATTGCCTATCGCTTCCAATCACGTTTTGGAAATATTGTAGCGCTCTGGCATTCAGGCCTCAAAGGGGCAGAGCGACTATGGACCTGGCAACAGATTCAGAAAAACAGATTTACCATTGTGGTGGGGGCGCGCTCAGCTGTATTAACGCCCCTTAAAGACCTGGGTCTCATCATTGTGGATGAGGAACAGGAAAACAGCTACAAGCAGCAGGATAACGAACCTCGCTATCATGCTCGTGATGTAGCCCTGGTGCGTGGACAGGAAGAAAAAGCAGTGGTGCTGCTTGGATCGGCGACACCCTCTCTGGAAACCTATTACAACCTGACAACCAACCGTTACAAGGGACTCCATCTCACCAAGCGCTGGGAAAAAGCCAAACCACCCCTAGTGGATCTGGTGGATATGGGTGCCGAACGGGAAGAGACCCGTGATTATACCAGCCCCTTTTCAAGAAAGCTGGTTGCTGCCATCAGAGAGACCCTGGAGAATGGGAAGCAGATCATTTTGTTCCAGAATCGAAGGGGCTACGCTCCTGTTATTACCTGCCGGGACTGCAATTGGACCATGGTTTGTCCCCATGATAATATTTCCCTGACTTATCATAAGATTGGCAACAAGATGCGCTGCCATTTTTGCGATTTTGAAGCGCCGACTCCCATCAGTTGTCCCGAATGTCGTTCCCTGGACCTGAAATTTGGTGGCATGGGAACGCAAATGGTGGAAGAAGCCCTGGAAGCCCAATTTCCAGATGTGCCTGTTTGTCGTATGGATATGGATACAACCCGTGGCAAGGGTGCACACACAAAATTGCTGGGTGATTTCGCCCGCGGGGAGTATAAAATTTTACTGGGAACTCAGATGATCGCCAAAGGTCTTGATTTTGAGAATGTCACCCTGGTGGGAGTCATTAATGCTGATTCAGGCTTGCATTTTCCAGACTTCAGGTCTCGGGAGAAAACCTTTCAACTGGTGTATCAGGTATCTGGTCGCTCAGGTCGTGGAGAGTTCCCCGGTCGTGTAGTTGTTCAGAGTTGGATGCCAGACGATATTTCCATCCAGTGCGCTACCAAAAGTGATGTCAAACTTTTCTATAATGGCGAGTTAAACGATCGCGATCAACTCCAGTACCCACCCTTTTCCAGAATGATTTCTTTTGGATTTATGGGTCGTTCACGTGAGGCGGTAATTCGCCTCGCAGAACATGCCTCAGAGGGATTTAAAAATCAAAAGGTAGTTCAATTATTGGGACCAGCACCTGCCATGATTGAGAAAAGTCACATGGGTTTTCATTGGAAGCTGGTTTTGAAAACCTCAAAAGCAGATGATCCCACAGGCGGTGCGCTCCGGCAGGCTGCAGGACATGTATTGCAAACCACCAAGGACAAATATGTTCGGGTAACTGTAGATGTGGACCCCTATCAAATTCTCTAG
- a CDS encoding tetratricopeptide repeat protein encodes MKQIIVLFLISILSIGVAVGQASPDPRIKQAQQLETEKKTKEAFKLYEEIHKSTPDNNAITYKLGSMAHSEGNYKKAIKYYEQLAPNDNPNVLYNLACSYAMHGKERKALAVLESAVEKGFTQLGLMKTDPDLASIRDSEDFEAISRSVKSIENEPEAKKFDFWVGEWNVFGQTGVKVGQSSIQKILKGNVILENWSGAGGIEGKSFNHYHMETGRWIQYWVDQNADRIYFEGNFDPEQNAMVYFEQVDKDSQEPLRRLTFFNISPDSVRQFSQLSSDYGKNWNVEYDFMYVRKP; translated from the coding sequence ATGAAGCAAATCATCGTACTGTTTTTAATCAGCATTTTATCAATTGGCGTGGCTGTCGGTCAGGCCTCACCGGATCCCCGCATTAAGCAGGCTCAACAGCTAGAGACAGAAAAAAAGACCAAGGAAGCTTTCAAGCTGTATGAGGAAATCCACAAAAGCACACCAGACAATAACGCCATCACTTATAAACTTGGGTCTATGGCCCACAGCGAGGGAAACTATAAAAAAGCCATAAAATATTATGAGCAACTGGCACCAAATGATAACCCAAACGTGTTATATAACCTAGCTTGTTCCTATGCCATGCATGGCAAGGAGAGGAAGGCTCTGGCAGTTCTGGAATCAGCAGTTGAGAAGGGGTTTACGCAACTGGGACTCATGAAAACGGATCCTGATCTGGCCAGTATCAGAGATAGTGAGGATTTTGAAGCTATATCCAGGTCGGTGAAATCCATCGAAAATGAACCTGAAGCTAAAAAGTTTGATTTCTGGGTGGGGGAATGGAATGTTTTTGGCCAGACAGGTGTAAAAGTCGGTCAAAGTAGTATTCAAAAGATTCTCAAGGGTAATGTCATCTTGGAAAATTGGAGTGGGGCTGGTGGTATTGAAGGCAAAAGTTTTAATCATTACCACATGGAAACAGGCCGTTGGATTCAATATTGGGTTGATCAAAACGCTGATAGGATTTATTTCGAAGGCAATTTTGATCCCGAACAGAACGCCATGGTGTACTTTGAGCAAGTGGACAAGGATTCTCAGGAGCCCTTACGACGACTCACCTTTTTCAATATATCACCTGACAGTGTGAGACAATTTTCACAACTTAGTTCAGATTATGGAAAAAACTGGAATGTGGAATATGATTTCATGTATGTCCGCAAACCTTAA
- a CDS encoding TatD family hydrolase encodes MNIEPLLDRTNEVLDAAAEQGINKMVVVGIDLPTSEIAIRLAEDHPQLFAAAGIHPNDCSTAPKNWEKEIVDMLSHPKVVAVGETGLDYYWDDSPVDLQKRFFRDHLDLALATGKPAIIHNREADQDIVQQILEHGNTRGVFHCWPSPWNIAKPLLDKGYHISFTGTVTFKKNEAVQDVATRMPLERLMLETDSPFLTPVPHRGKRPNEPKYIPYIAEKIAALRDINIELLAQTTTQNAEIFFGLNDLS; translated from the coding sequence TTGAACATTGAGCCTCTTCTGGATAGAACGAATGAGGTTCTGGATGCTGCAGCGGAGCAGGGCATTAATAAAATGGTTGTGGTCGGTATCGATCTCCCAACATCAGAAATCGCCATTCGTCTGGCCGAGGATCACCCTCAACTTTTTGCTGCTGCAGGTATTCACCCCAACGATTGTTCCACGGCACCCAAAAACTGGGAAAAAGAAATTGTTGATATGCTCTCACATCCCAAAGTGGTGGCTGTGGGTGAAACGGGTCTGGATTATTACTGGGATGACTCACCTGTGGATTTACAAAAAAGATTTTTCCGGGATCATCTTGATCTGGCTTTGGCAACAGGCAAGCCGGCGATCATTCATAATCGGGAAGCAGATCAGGACATTGTTCAACAAATTCTTGAGCATGGAAACACCAGGGGTGTTTTTCACTGCTGGCCCTCACCCTGGAATATCGCGAAACCCCTTTTAGATAAGGGCTATCATATTTCATTTACTGGAACTGTGACTTTTAAGAAAAATGAAGCCGTTCAGGATGTTGCTACAAGAATGCCCCTGGAGCGTCTCATGCTGGAAACTGACAGTCCATTCCTAACGCCTGTGCCCCATCGGGGCAAACGCCCAAATGAACCTAAATATATCCCATATATTGCTGAGAAAATTGCTGCCTTACGAGATATAAATATTGAGCTGCTAGCTCAAACAACCACCCAAAATGCTGAAATATTCTTCGGGTTGAATGATTTATCATAG
- the dnaN gene encoding DNA polymerase III subunit beta gives MQFTVDSSTLLHGLQKVARVSPTRSTMPILNHILFTVKGNVLSMRSTDIEITYTLDLNVLGEDEGAVALPVRLLQEITSELPDTELTFAWSDDSRVTLSTTGGTYKIVGRPAMDFPEAPELGPAQSLEIKSKVLKRTVEKTVFAVSKDELKPALLGVLFELKNNEIRAVATDGHRLVKYTNRDFVSADFEANIIVPPKFLSLIQSFLDDGDTINLSVGEKHISVATETATIFSRLIDEQYPDYGSVIPSTNDKTVTLSSKDLVTTVRRVSIFSNRTTHQVALKLHPGYIEVFTEDPEASTSAKEQVLADYDGEELTLGYNSIYLKDMLKNVETDRVVFRLGSEIGPGLILPEVQAEKEELVMLLMPIRLQG, from the coding sequence ATGCAATTTACCGTTGACTCGTCAACCCTTTTACACGGCTTGCAAAAGGTGGCTCGCGTAAGCCCCACCCGCTCAACCATGCCCATTCTCAACCACATTCTCTTCACCGTGAAGGGGAATGTTCTTTCCATGCGTAGTACGGATATCGAAATCACCTACACACTTGACCTGAATGTCCTGGGTGAAGATGAAGGTGCCGTAGCTTTGCCGGTCCGTCTGCTCCAGGAAATCACCAGCGAGTTACCAGATACAGAACTCACCTTTGCCTGGTCTGATGACAGCCGTGTGACACTCTCCACCACTGGAGGTACATACAAAATTGTTGGACGCCCCGCCATGGATTTCCCTGAAGCTCCAGAATTGGGTCCAGCTCAAAGTCTTGAAATCAAATCCAAGGTTTTAAAACGCACGGTAGAAAAAACCGTCTTTGCTGTTTCAAAGGATGAGTTGAAGCCTGCCTTACTTGGTGTGCTGTTTGAACTGAAGAACAATGAAATTCGCGCAGTTGCCACGGACGGACACCGTCTGGTAAAATATACCAACCGGGATTTTGTCTCCGCCGATTTTGAAGCCAATATCATTGTTCCACCCAAATTTTTATCACTGATCCAGTCCTTTCTGGATGATGGTGATACCATCAATCTGTCTGTTGGGGAAAAACACATCTCTGTTGCTACAGAGACCGCCACCATTTTCAGCCGTCTGATCGATGAGCAATACCCGGATTATGGAAGTGTCATTCCTTCCACCAACGACAAGACGGTCACCCTTTCCAGTAAGGATCTGGTCACCACCGTCCGTCGGGTTTCCATCTTTTCGAATCGTACAACTCACCAGGTAGCCTTGAAACTTCACCCCGGTTATATAGAAGTATTTACTGAAGATCCTGAAGCCAGCACAAGTGCTAAAGAACAGGTCCTGGCTGACTATGATGGAGAAGAATTGACCCTGGGATACAATTCAATTTATCTTAAAGATATGCTCAAAAACGTTGAAACGGATCGTGTAGTATTCAGGCTGGGTTCTGAAATTGGTCCTGGATTGATTTTGCCTGAAGTACAGGCAGAAAAAGAAGAATTAGTCATGCTCCTAATGCCTATACGGCTTCAGGGATAG
- the rsmA gene encoding ribosomal RNA small subunit methyltransferase A, whose product MGLRPDLRAFKKWGQNFITDPSMLEKLVRTVNPQPDDTMVEIGPGSGALTRLFASRVKRLHAIELDPRMAEYLEPIRDDIHSFSFEYKDFLKWTPPPELGKFRLMGNIPYYITSQLILQAFEYHERIGDVHFLMQKEVGKRLVAPHGSKQYGILSVYAALFAKTEYLFDISRHVFHPVPDVDSCFVRFSFDEENPVSAELEPHLRQVVRTSFNQRRKTLRNSLKAVLKDKASIENQFDLNLRPEQLSPLEFFRLTELIVALN is encoded by the coding sequence ATGGGTTTAAGACCAGATCTCCGGGCCTTTAAAAAATGGGGCCAAAATTTTATTACTGACCCATCCATGCTGGAAAAATTGGTTCGAACTGTCAACCCCCAGCCAGATGACACCATGGTTGAAATTGGTCCTGGATCTGGCGCCCTCACGCGCCTTTTTGCTTCCCGGGTTAAGCGACTTCATGCCATTGAACTCGATCCTCGAATGGCAGAATATTTAGAACCCATTCGAGATGACATCCACTCCTTTTCATTTGAATACAAAGATTTCTTAAAATGGACACCGCCTCCAGAACTGGGCAAATTTAGACTCATGGGCAACATTCCGTATTACATCACCTCTCAATTGATACTCCAGGCCTTTGAATACCACGAACGCATCGGGGATGTCCACTTTCTCATGCAAAAAGAAGTGGGCAAGCGACTGGTTGCTCCCCATGGTTCCAAACAGTATGGAATTCTATCTGTCTATGCAGCCCTGTTTGCTAAAACTGAATACTTATTCGATATAAGTCGCCATGTTTTTCACCCCGTGCCTGATGTGGATTCCTGCTTTGTACGCTTCTCCTTCGATGAAGAGAATCCCGTTTCAGCCGAGCTTGAGCCCCACCTGCGCCAGGTGGTAAGAACATCCTTCAATCAACGCCGAAAAACCTTGCGTAACAGCCTGAAAGCCGTCCTGAAGGACAAGGCCAGCATTGAGAATCAATTCGATTTGAATTTAAGACCTGAGCAACTCAGCCCTTTGGAGTTTTTTAGACTTACAGAACTAATCGTTGCCCTGAACTAG